A portion of the Candidatus Dependentiae bacterium genome contains these proteins:
- a CDS encoding ATP-binding protein — MDFKYIKRAFKEPEQSYFLFGPRGTGKSTMTVKNNPDALLIDLRLADVRYRLSANPDHLTELVSAQPDGATIIIDEIQKIPELLSIVHMLIEKKRKWRFILTGSSARKLKRQGVDLLGGRALRKVLHPFMASELKQHFNLEQALSYGLLPLRFAHEDALETLQAYISLYLEEEVKMEGLIRHYESFTRFLHIMSLSHGSILNITNIARECHVKRTTVSDWISILEDLLICYQINVFTQRAKRELSAHPKFYLFDVGVYRALRPRSIKDSESEVNGAGLEGLVLQHLMAWKDYTSEKHEISFWRTRSGLEVDFVVFGALGFWAIEVKNAEKIRSEDLKSLVEFQEDYPEAKVILLYRGKERLLKNNVLCLPCEDFLKIICPNAPLSS, encoded by the coding sequence ATGGATTTTAAGTATATAAAAAGAGCTTTTAAGGAACCAGAACAGAGCTATTTTCTCTTCGGACCTCGGGGTACTGGAAAATCGACCATGACCGTGAAAAACAATCCTGATGCTCTTTTAATCGATTTACGCCTTGCCGATGTTCGCTATCGACTTTCAGCAAATCCAGATCATCTTACTGAACTTGTAAGTGCACAGCCAGATGGTGCTACTATCATTATCGATGAAATTCAAAAGATTCCAGAGCTCCTTTCTATTGTTCATATGCTCATTGAAAAGAAGCGCAAATGGAGATTCATTCTTACCGGTTCTAGCGCGCGAAAGCTCAAGCGGCAGGGCGTAGATTTGCTTGGAGGTCGTGCATTAAGAAAGGTACTACATCCATTTATGGCATCTGAGCTTAAGCAGCATTTTAATCTTGAGCAAGCTTTATCTTATGGACTTCTTCCTCTTCGTTTTGCTCATGAAGATGCACTTGAAACGCTTCAAGCTTATATCAGTCTTTATCTAGAAGAAGAGGTCAAGATGGAGGGGTTGATTCGTCATTACGAATCGTTTACTCGATTTCTTCATATTATGAGTCTTTCACATGGATCTATTTTGAATATCACAAACATTGCTCGTGAATGTCATGTAAAACGAACCACCGTAAGTGACTGGATTTCTATTTTAGAAGACCTTCTCATTTGTTATCAGATTAATGTTTTTACCCAGAGAGCTAAGCGAGAGTTAAGTGCACATCCTAAATTTTATCTTTTTGATGTGGGTGTTTATCGTGCATTGCGACCAAGGTCTATAAAAGATAGCGAATCAGAAGTTAATGGTGCTGGTCTGGAGGGGCTTGTTCTGCAGCATCTCATGGCATGGAAAGATTATACATCTGAAAAACATGAGATAAGCTTTTGGCGTACAAGATCGGGTCTTGAAGTCGATTTTGTTGTTTTTGGGGCACTTGGTTTTTGGGCAATAGAAGTTAAAAATGCTGAAAAGATACGCTCTGAAGATCTTAAATCTCTTGTCGAATTTCAAGAAGATTATCCCGAGGCAAAAGTTATTTTGCTTTATCGAGGCAAGGAGCGGTTGCTGAAGAATAATGTGCTTTGTCTGCCATGCGAAGATTTTCTTAAAATAATTTGTCCCAATGCTCCATTATCTTCATGA